One stretch of Musicola paradisiaca NCPPB 2511 DNA includes these proteins:
- the tsaC gene encoding L-threonylcarbamoyladenylate synthase type 1 TsaC: protein MSELVSKQLSELLKKLREEQVIAYPTEAVFGLGCDPDSEVAVNRLLQLKQRPWEKGLILIAADFAQVEPYIDVSALSYIQQQRMFSTWPGPVTWVIPAKAQTPKWLTGQFSSLAVRVSDHPLVKQLCLAFGKPLVSTSANLSGEAPCRTAEDVLSQFGKNFPVLSGKVGGRLNPSEIRDALTGAQLRRG from the coding sequence ATGAGTGAATTAGTATCAAAACAGTTATCGGAGTTGTTAAAAAAACTTCGTGAAGAGCAGGTTATTGCTTATCCGACAGAGGCGGTATTTGGACTCGGTTGTGATCCTGACAGCGAAGTAGCTGTAAATCGTTTATTGCAGTTGAAACAGCGTCCGTGGGAAAAGGGGCTGATCCTGATCGCCGCCGACTTCGCGCAAGTGGAACCTTACATTGACGTCTCTGCGCTTTCATACATACAGCAGCAAAGGATGTTCTCAACATGGCCCGGTCCAGTAACCTGGGTAATTCCAGCAAAAGCACAGACGCCCAAATGGTTAACCGGGCAGTTTTCATCCCTGGCTGTTAGGGTTAGCGATCACCCTTTGGTAAAACAACTTTGTCTGGCGTTTGGAAAACCTTTAGTGTCGACAAGCGCCAATCTAAGTGGCGAGGCGCCGTGTCGCACGGCAGAGGATGTTCTTAGCCAGTTTGGTAAGAACTTCCCAGTGTTGTCGGGAAAAGTAGGAGGAAGGCTGAACCCGTCTGAAATTCGTGATGCTTTGACTGGTGCGCAATTGCGTCGGGGATAA